Within Oreochromis aureus strain Israel breed Guangdong linkage group 19, ZZ_aureus, whole genome shotgun sequence, the genomic segment CTGGCTGTATTTATTCATGTTGGTTCAGTGCTGCCTCCAAGCCTAGTGTACAATAGAAACTCACAATAAGTCCCTTTTCAGTCCATTAGGCTCCAGGATAAAGCATCTCTGAACTCATTTATCTTACTATTAACCAGGGAAGACCTATTAATCATGTAAAGAAAAAACCCATTACTGAACCATTGTTGGCTTTAAGTTTACTGCATCCCAGATCATCACAGGTAAACATTCAAACTGTGCAGTCGGGCAGTTGTATGGTGGAAACGGCAACAAAGTGATTTCCGTTGCTGGCAGTTCTTAGAAAAGTACCCCAGATTTATGTCCACTGGGAGTCATCCAGAGCTCTGCATCCACCTCTAACCACATGTTGCTATCAGATGTGACTATTCCATGATGTAATTCTCTCTGTTTGCTTATTTAAATGCAGTTTATCCCCCCAGTGCTTGGAGTTTGTACATTATTATGcccacaaaaacattttcatatttatggCCAGGGTAAACTTGAAACAAGCCAGTTCATACAAACTGTCTCTTCACATTTCTGAGTGTTTATAGCTGCAGTTTATAACACCAAATTCAAAGGAACCTAACAGCCTCCTGCTATAGGAGGGGGCACGATGTGTCGTACATATGGTGGGAACCGTTGAAACTTCTGAGTGGAAGCATGTTCACCCCCTGTTTAATATCTCAGCTGTGTGCACGTAATCATTTGCTATATGAGGTAAGGTTTAGTCAGGTCACAAGTTACTGTGGTTACTGAGATCAGATGATTTGAGGAGGGAGTTAAGATGTTGAACTTTGATCTTTACTAAATGTTTGTTGTCTGTAGGAGTAGGTATCAATGTGCAACGCTCATACATTATTAAaggtacagtgtgtaaaatctcaccactagatgtcagtagattgcagtGATTCTGACGTGATTTGTTCAGGATATCctgcacttttcttttttctttctgaagtGGATGTAACATTGCTGGACTCGGACAATTACCAAATAACATCTCGTACTATGTGAGTATATAATgaaactgtttatcagaggggaaagtgtgatttttaggacactggagctaacattagctggcaTGAAGTTAGTTCATAAGCACATGTTAAACTGCagaaatgtcttaaagacataaagacctggatgacctttaattttctgcttctaaattcagataaaactgaggttattttactcggccctgaaaatcttagaaatatggtatctaagcagattcttactctggatggcattaccttggcctccagtaatgctgtgaggaaccttggagtcatttttgaccaggacatgtccttcaatgcacatattaaacaaatatgtaagactgctttcttccatttgtgcaacatctctaaaattagaaatatcctgtctcagagtgacgctgaaaaactagttcacgcatttattacttccaggctggactactgtaattctttattatcaggatgtcctaaaaactcgctgaaaagtcttcagctaatccaaaatgctgcagcaagagtcctgacagggactagaaagagagagcatatttctcctgttttggcttcccttcattggcttcctgttaaatccagaattgaattcaaaatcctgctcctcacatacaaggtcttaaataatcaggccccagcttatcttaatgaccttgtagtaccatatcaccctattagagcacttcgctctcacactgcaggcctacaccgcaagaccctacagcggatagtggaaacagcagagaagatcatcggggtctctctcccctctctattaaggacatctacaccacacgctgcattcgcaaagccaccagcattgtggctgattggacacacccctctcacacactcttcacactcctgccatctggaaaaaggtaccgaagcattcgggcacacacatccagactgtgcaacagcttctttccacaagccatccgtctcctcaacaaaaagggactggactgataaacacacacacacacacacacacacacacacacacacacacacacacacacacacacacacacacacacacacacacacacactctatcactcagctcaactcaactacctcaaagcaTTGAGAACGGACTTACACAtcaacctgtaaatgctctttttgcacagtatttttatgtttactgttcCTGCACTACCTACATACCAAGTATGTTTACTGTTTCCTTTGCACTTACCTACctagttagatagttagttttagttagatagtttttgttaatatatgttgtaatttatgttaggtcagtctgtcctgtctctagttagctaatttagtgttttctgttaatttatgttgtaaatttatgttgcatgtagcaccttggccctggaggaacgttgtttcgcttcactgtgtacaaactgtatatggttgaagtgacaataaagccaacttgacttgacttgactacttgctgttcctagagtatttaaatgtagaatgggagggagagccttcagttttcaggtccctcttctgtggaaccagcttccagtttggattcgggagacagacactatctctactttcaagattaggcttaaaactttatagcatatagttagggctggaccaggtgaccctgaatcctcccttagttatgctgcaataggtgtaggctgctggggattcccatgatgcattgagtgtttattcttcagtcacctttctcactcactatgtgttaatagacctctctgcactgaatcatatctgttattaacctctgtctctcttccacagcatgtctttatcctgttttccttctcccaacaggtcgcagcagatggccccgcccctccctgagcctggttctgctggaggtttcttcctgttaaaagggagtttttccttcccactgttgccaaagtgcttgctcacagggggtcatatgattgttgggtttttctctgtatgtattattgtagggtctaactTACAatttaaagcaccttgaggcgactgttgctgtgatttggcgctgtataaataaaattgaattgaactgaactgaacatgtTCTTGTTGTTTAGCCAGTTTTGTTGTGATGGTGTATGGAGATGGGATGGTTGCATGTCTAATCTGTTGAGAATAAGTATTTCCGAGAATATCAGGAATAGATGAAAATGTcgttttctctttccttcaccttttcacttctttggtgaaaatcttcttcttcttcttctacataTTTTGAGTCTGAAGCTGTAGACATTAATTCAAATTTGCCTCCACAGCACGTGAACATCTATGAGCTCTGTATTCAAGATGGCGGGACAACATGGCAACTTCCAACAATCTGTTCCTGTGTATTTTTCATGAATTCATTCAAAGTTTATGAGAATGAGAATATTTTCTATTAACTTTTAAACGTCAATTACATTTCACTGACAACAGCCCAAACCAGTGTGGCTGAAATGACAAGGCAAAGAGCTCTGCAGAGTATAAAGAAAAGTGAACAAATGTACTATAAAGTGCATTTCTTAGCTAAAttaactgtgaaaaaaatattcattatcTTCATTACCAAATATCGATTTATCGGCCCTGGGTCAGACGGATGGATCAATGAATGGATACCATCTAACCAGTGATCATGTTTGAGGCCGTGACTCACCATCTCTCTGTAATCATGCATATTATTGGCATGTCTTTTCTATCATTCACCGAGTGACAATGCTGCACATTTGTTATGCATGGTGACTCTGAGCCTAACGATCAGCCACCATTAACCATTCAATCAGACTCCCAAAGCGTGGAGGGTGTGAGGCTTTATTATTTCTGGATTCTGTCCCATGACCAGAGTGTTTGCAGACTGCAGTGGATTTCATGGAGCTCACAGACGGTGACCTCAAACAATGTGGGGTTCTGTAGTGATTCTGGGGGACTAAGCAAGCCCAGCTGCACCCACCTGCTTTACTGGCATGGCCCAGGGCTCTGACCTCCTTCTacattgcaaaaaaaatatccaaaacATTAGactgtatatttgtctgtacaGTGATATGGTCAAAAAGCCTCATTTCAAATTTCCAAATCTTTATTTAGTATTTAGGCAGTACATCGATCTCAATGTTTACCTTGAGGAAAAGTCAAAATTCAAGCTTTTTAAAACCATCTGCAATGTGCTAAAATACCCACAATTCCACAAATATATTCAATCCTAGAATTCCTCACGCTGATCGTAAAAAAACCCATAACCAGCAGTGATCACATGGTCTGGTGTGACTCATCATTTGGTCCACCTGCCTCATCTGTAAAAGGGTCAAAATATGAACAGTGAAAGCTTGTGTTGCAGCACACTGTTTGCACAGCCACTGGGGGGATAAACACCCTTTAAGCTCATAACTAAGCCTTCAGAAAAGGATTGCTCAGTGGTTTCCTGCTTCTGTTTGCCTTTTCAACATTATGCTCTCTCATGATTgctactgtaaaaaaaaaagaagaaaaaagtatcTCGTACATTAGATATCTAACGTCATAACTATTTGTGTCTACATTTAATCAtccatgctttttttcttttttggcaaAATCTAGATACATACATCAATCACTacgaacattaaaaaaatctttttttaaggtTCTTACAAGGCCAAAACACCTCTGACCTCTTGAAGTATAGACTCCAGAAGAGCTGGGTGCACATGTCAAAGTGAGGGCCCAAAGTttcagcagcaacactgatcactTTAATGGTGCTAACTTTATTATTCACTTCACCTAGCAGCGGTTTTAATATTGTGGCTGTAAACTGAAAACTTCCATCACAGCTTTTACTGCATTATCATTTACTTCTTGTCAACAGAACACAGTAAAAACACGATAAGTCGAGGCATATCTtcacttactttttttttttacaactcaACTCTCGTCAACCTATTTGAAGTTGTCTTATTGTTTCTGCTGACCTTGTTACACCAACAAACTAGCTCCTTCCTTTTCACTGATATCAATGATATCAATCACTGCAATCACTtataatttcttcttcttttgttttcgtCTTTGTTGAAGGAGGAAAACAGCGCCGCACCCAAAATTGCAGCGGCTACACCTGCCACAGCGACACCTCCAATCACAGCTGCTGTTTGaacctatgaaaaaaaaaaaacacaataaagagaaaagcAGTTGTGCTGGTTGTTGGAGGGAAAGCAGTTTTTGCATTGTTGTAGATGTTGTATTTCAGTGCTGACTTCCACACGGCTGCAATAAtagacagtaaaaacaaaatagaaaataatgGCTGTGTTTACATTCATTAAAAATTGAGCAGCTGCCATGTTGCATTTTCTGATtgaacagcatgaaaaagaatttttttttaatgcatttcagAAAGCTATTTATGGCAGCGAAGGTGACAAATCGGGTTGATTAAGCAAGCTTTTTTTGGAACTTGCAAATCAGCTTGCTAATCTGCCGTTTGATACATAATCAAAATTTATTCAGCACCACATCTGCTTCTTATCATTCATAATAGATTGTGTTACATCTGTGTATCTTTACAATGAATGAGGTGCTTAGACGATAAACACATCCAGTGCAGGTGCAGACAAACACCAGGCTGTGAATCACTTTGATAAAATCATTTCTCACTGAAAGAGCAATAAAGTGTTACTGTTGTTCTTCACTGTTGGTTTAGGCCATGTTCAGCTTAACACAAGAGAATTCACAACCCGTTTGATCTCACAGACTTTTCTTTTAGGTAGATCTATAAAAAATCCCTCACCTGGCGGGACTCTGGCTTTCCATAACGTAGCTCTGTGACAAAGTGTTCACAATTCTGAGTAGTGATACAGTAAGGCAGCTCTCGACCGACCATCCTGCAGGCATCCCTCACAATGACGTGAGGCTCACGAGGACTGTACTCATCATCCAGAAGATTATTGACCTCAAATTTGCTGGAGCCGACAACTTCCCAGATCTTCTGACGCCTCACCTGCGCCTTACCGCTGTCTAGTAACGTCAGCAGCTCACCGAAGGATCCCAACTCACCACCTGGATGTGCTTTttt encodes:
- the LOC116329041 gene encoding phospholipase A and acyltransferase 3-like; protein product: MAPTLFDKEPKPGDLIEISRGAYTHWAVYIGGNEVVHLLPPTHPGGELGSFGELLTLLDSGKAQVRRQKIWEVVGSSKFEVNNLLDDEYSPREPHVIVRDACRMVGRELPYCITTQNCEHFVTELRYGKPESRQVQTAAVIGGVAVAGVAAAILGAALFSSFNKDENKRRRNYK